A single region of the Sulfurimonas sp. genome encodes:
- a CDS encoding tetratricopeptide repeat protein, giving the protein MLKVSLLLLFFFFSNSLALEVYINSAKEDHQKFSTLHIKDTDKFLCQKELNDFKETVKVICAFSKSPNQEIKKIQNDFFNIDTQIKNKTFFLIIKPFKKMKLLPVIFDLSEDDSVYVPNVKLSNHWMLVGYDQELPYIKEQQYSQNSINFPFLMERDKLPYVGGLDVEGNPVKVKQVQDIKEFLSLKDYFEQGDYERSLDKLEEVLAEYPDTLFKPELLYYKIKIFDKMDRFDDIVPLSKVFLREYSANDNVAEVLSITSKTYARLGQGTNADYFFDRLFEEHKDSEFANWGLVYKGEMLEDEGMSSKSISFYERALNRTNDIDIAATAAYNLAKYYLNHLKQEKASEYIAKISNAKPSYFKTRYNESRDLMEQFATEKEYKSAADIAAALVEGQNKDDEDAEWLLMNQGVWLSQSKNKIEALEPLKKYLETYEYGLYEDEVKVAKDSLFFDESADDKNVSKRIAKYDELMDVYKGDSIGEKAIYEKAKLLNENKMYFDTLNMEDKLLAIDKTKYKDTDNIIHNAAVGFMKESLEKRKCNEVLITSNEYNITLSDEWDDGIYECAMKGGDYELARKTSTKNLNSTNIEHRKKWLYRHIKLDFATGNYSDVLQASKELIKLIGKDKASEYLDVYRVIFDTYQRLEQDENMLNAVTDLEKVYGINHKDIERYVSVIGIGVDKKDNILIIKYAKDVIELQNSSKTYTQSPYVEFSLYEAYVDIEEFNKALEVIESLETIDLKPKDRVRQKYLLGSIYSKLWRDSEAIEAYNEVIKLDPNSAWAELAKSAKDITK; this is encoded by the coding sequence TTGTTAAAGGTATCGCTATTACTCCTTTTTTTCTTTTTTTCAAACTCTTTAGCGCTTGAAGTATATATAAACAGTGCTAAAGAGGATCACCAAAAATTCTCTACACTACACATAAAAGACACTGATAAGTTTCTTTGTCAGAAAGAGTTAAACGACTTTAAAGAAACAGTAAAAGTTATATGTGCATTTTCAAAAAGTCCAAATCAAGAGATTAAAAAAATACAAAACGACTTTTTTAATATAGATACTCAGATAAAAAATAAAACATTTTTTTTAATAATAAAACCGTTTAAAAAGATGAAACTACTGCCTGTCATATTTGATTTAAGTGAAGATGATAGTGTATATGTACCTAATGTTAAGCTTTCAAATCACTGGATGCTTGTTGGTTATGACCAAGAGTTACCATATATAAAAGAACAACAATATTCTCAAAACAGTATAAATTTTCCATTTTTAATGGAAAGAGACAAGCTTCCTTATGTAGGTGGACTAGATGTAGAGGGTAATCCTGTTAAAGTAAAACAGGTACAGGATATAAAAGAGTTTTTAAGTCTTAAAGATTATTTTGAACAAGGTGACTATGAAAGATCTTTAGATAAGCTTGAAGAGGTGTTAGCTGAGTATCCAGATACTCTGTTTAAGCCTGAACTTTTGTATTATAAAATCAAAATCTTTGACAAGATGGACAGGTTCGATGATATTGTTCCGCTATCCAAAGTATTTTTACGTGAATACTCGGCTAATGATAATGTAGCTGAAGTTTTATCTATAACTTCAAAAACCTATGCTCGTTTAGGTCAGGGTACAAATGCAGATTACTTTTTTGACAGACTTTTTGAAGAACATAAAGATAGTGAATTTGCAAATTGGGGACTAGTTTATAAAGGCGAGATGTTAGAAGATGAGGGGATGTCTTCTAAGTCGATAAGTTTTTATGAAAGAGCCTTAAATAGAACAAATGATATCGATATAGCGGCAACAGCTGCATATAATTTGGCAAAATACTACTTAAATCATTTAAAACAAGAAAAAGCCAGTGAATATATAGCAAAGATATCAAATGCAAAACCATCGTACTTTAAAACCAGATATAACGAATCTAGAGATCTGATGGAGCAGTTTGCAACAGAGAAAGAGTATAAAAGTGCAGCAGATATAGCAGCAGCATTGGTAGAAGGGCAAAATAAAGACGATGAAGATGCAGAGTGGCTGCTTATGAATCAGGGTGTATGGCTAAGTCAGAGTAAAAACAAAATAGAAGCATTAGAGCCTTTGAAAAAATATTTGGAAACTTATGAGTACGGTTTATATGAAGATGAAGTAAAAGTAGCAAAAGACAGCCTGTTTTTTGATGAGAGTGCAGATGATAAAAATGTAAGCAAAAGAATTGCCAAATATGATGAACTTATGGATGTATATAAAGGTGATAGCATAGGTGAAAAAGCTATATACGAAAAAGCAAAATTGCTAAATGAAAATAAAATGTATTTCGATACATTAAATATGGAAGATAAACTTTTAGCAATAGATAAAACTAAATACAAAGATACTGATAATATTATTCATAATGCAGCTGTTGGTTTTATGAAAGAGTCTTTAGAGAAAAGAAAATGTAACGAAGTGCTAATCACATCAAATGAGTATAATATAACTTTATCGGATGAATGGGATGACGGCATTTATGAATGTGCGATGAAGGGAGGCGATTATGAGCTTGCTAGGAAAACATCCACTAAAAATCTAAATTCGACAAATATAGAGCATAGAAAAAAATGGTTATATAGACATATTAAACTTGATTTTGCTACTGGAAATTATAGTGATGTGCTGCAAGCATCAAAAGAGTTGATAAAATTAATAGGTAAAGATAAAGCTTCGGAGTACTTAGATGTATATAGAGTGATATTTGATACATACCAAAGATTAGAACAAGATGAGAATATGCTAAATGCTGTAACTGATCTAGAAAAAGTATATGGTATTAACCATAAAGACATAGAGAGGTATGTATCTGTTATAGGTATTGGTGTAGATAAAAAAGATAATATACTTATAATAAAATATGCAAAAGATGTTATAGAGTTGCAGAATTCATCAAAAACATATACACAGTCTCCATATGTTGAGTTTTCACTATATGAAGCTTATGTAGATATAGAAGAGTTTAATAAGGCTTTAGAAGTTATTGAGTCTTTAGAGACAATAGATTTAAAACCAAAAGACAGAGTAAGACAAAAATATCTGCTAGGAAGTATATACAGTAAATTATGGCGTGATAGTGAAGCTATAGAAGCTTATAACGAAGTAATTAAGTTAGATCCAAACTCTGCATGGGCAGAGCTTGCAAAAAGTGCTAAAGATATAACTAAATAG
- the dapB gene encoding 4-hydroxy-tetrahydrodipicolinate reductase, which produces MTKVGVFGANGRVGKLILEDLKTTEDISLSSVYVRSELDFNVDPSVLVSSDINSFLNACDIVIDFSLPEACEALLEAALKHPKPLVIGTTGLSAHQANMLQQASEKMPILYATNMSLGVALLNKLVYQAAAALEGFDIEIVEMHHKHKKDAPSGTALTLGESAARGRGLDLDKVRVSGRDGDIGERTKDEIGVMALRGGDIVGRHTVGFYNDGEFIELNHTATSRNTFSKGAIRAASWLVDKEAGLYTISDCLEL; this is translated from the coding sequence ATGACAAAAGTTGGTGTATTTGGTGCAAACGGTCGCGTAGGAAAACTAATACTAGAAGATCTTAAAACTACTGAAGATATATCTCTAAGCAGTGTGTATGTTAGAAGTGAACTTGATTTTAATGTTGATCCGTCTGTTTTAGTATCATCTGACATCAATTCATTTTTAAATGCTTGTGATATAGTAATAGACTTCTCACTACCAGAAGCTTGTGAAGCTCTGCTAGAAGCTGCCCTTAAACACCCTAAACCTCTTGTTATAGGTACAACAGGCTTGAGTGCTCACCAAGCAAATATGTTACAACAGGCTAGTGAAAAGATGCCGATACTTTATGCTACTAATATGTCTTTAGGTGTAGCTCTTCTTAACAAGCTTGTATACCAAGCTGCTGCAGCTCTGGAAGGTTTTGATATAGAGATTGTTGAGATGCATCATAAACATAAAAAAGATGCACCTAGCGGAACGGCACTGACTCTTGGTGAATCAGCAGCACGTGGTCGTGGACTTGATTTAGACAAAGTAAGAGTAAGTGGACGTGATGGTGATATTGGGGAGAGAACTAAAGATGAGATTGGTGTTATGGCTCTTCGCGGCGGTGACATAGTTGGTCGCCATACTGTAGGTTTTTATAACGACGGCGAGTTTATTGAACTAAACCACACTGCAACTTCTAGAAATACATTTTCTAAAGGTGCTATCCGTGCAGCTAGCTGGCTTGTAGATAAAGAAGCAGGTCTATATACAATAAGTGATTGTTTAGAGTTATAA
- the trxB gene encoding thioredoxin-disulfide reductase: MLDCAIIGGGPAGLTAGLYTTRGGLENVVMYEKGMPGGQITNSSEIENYPGVTGEITGMDLMQPWPEQCQKFGLKHDMVEVIRVSKDGDVFKIHRGDGEVDEAHSVIIGTGSRPRLAGYKGESEFFGKGVSTCATCDGFFYKGKDVAVIGGGDTALEEALYLAKICNKVYLVHRRDTFRSAPNTVDRVKNTENIELVLNSSPEEVYGDAMGVTGLKVKNANGEIRDIEVPGVFTFVGNDVNNQTLKQEDGSFLCDLNDQGQVIVDISMKTSCEGLWATGDMRIAAPKQVISAAGDGAVAALQAISYVDEKLN; the protein is encoded by the coding sequence ATTTTAGACTGTGCAATTATTGGCGGTGGACCTGCTGGACTTACAGCTGGATTATATACAACTCGTGGTGGATTAGAGAATGTAGTAATGTATGAAAAAGGTATGCCGGGCGGTCAAATAACTAACTCTTCAGAGATAGAAAACTATCCAGGTGTTACGGGTGAGATCACGGGAATGGATCTTATGCAACCATGGCCTGAACAATGTCAAAAATTTGGTCTTAAACATGATATGGTTGAAGTTATTCGTGTAAGCAAAGACGGTGATGTTTTTAAAATTCATCGTGGTGATGGTGAGGTTGATGAAGCTCATTCTGTAATTATAGGTACTGGAAGCCGCCCTCGTTTAGCAGGATATAAAGGTGAGAGTGAATTTTTTGGAAAAGGTGTAAGTACATGTGCTACCTGTGATGGTTTTTTCTATAAAGGAAAAGATGTGGCGGTAATAGGTGGTGGTGATACTGCTTTAGAAGAAGCACTATACCTTGCTAAAATATGTAATAAAGTATACCTTGTACATAGACGTGATACGTTCCGTTCTGCTCCAAATACAGTAGATCGTGTAAAAAACACTGAAAATATTGAGCTAGTTTTAAACTCATCTCCTGAGGAAGTTTACGGTGATGCTATGGGTGTGACAGGCCTTAAAGTAAAAAACGCTAATGGTGAAATCCGTGATATTGAAGTTCCTGGAGTTTTTACATTTGTAGGGAACGATGTAAACAACCAAACACTTAAACAAGAAGACGGCAGCTTCTTATGTGATCTAAACGATCAAGGTCAAGTTATAGTTGATATAAGTATGAAAACTTCTTGTGAAGGTCTATGGGCTACAGGTGATATGCGTATAGCTGCTCCAAAGCAGGTTATATCGGCAGCAGGTGATGGTGCAGTTGCAGCACTTCAGGCTATATCTTATGTTGATGAGAAGCTAAACTAA
- the trxA gene encoding thioredoxin, whose amino-acid sequence MGKYLELTNADFESTLAEGVSLVDFWAPWCGPCRMIAPVIEELAEEYEGKAKICKVNTDEEQDIAVKFGIRSIPTIMFFKDGEMVDQVVGAQSKQALAEKIDAHLA is encoded by the coding sequence ATGGGTAAATATTTAGAATTAACAAATGCAGATTTTGAATCAACTTTAGCTGAAGGTGTATCTTTAGTAGACTTTTGGGCTCCATGGTGTGGACCATGTCGTATGATTGCTCCAGTTATCGAAGAGTTAGCTGAAGAGTACGAAGGTAAAGCGAAAATCTGTAAAGTAAATACAGATGAAGAGCAAGATATTGCTGTAAAATTCGGTATTCGCTCTATCCCTACTATCATGTTCTTCAAAGACGGTGAGATGGTAGACCAAGTTGTCGGAGCACAATCTAAACAAGCTCTAGCAGAAAAAATCGACGCTCATTTAGCGTAA
- a CDS encoding globin, whose translation MDLKISEGEFGVRPPVTKPHPGFLHEVGEERFKKLVYDHYTAIETSDIAFLFPVFDEEDFAEAKKHAFDFLIQICGGPRYFEQTRGEPRMVGRHAPFRIDEHGRKTWLGLYKPLLEALVDEGITEEYIQSFWDYLDTFSMWLVNTKS comes from the coding sequence ATGGATTTAAAAATTTCAGAGGGTGAATTTGGTGTTAGACCACCTGTAACAAAACCGCATCCTGGTTTTTTACACGAAGTTGGTGAAGAGAGATTTAAAAAACTGGTTTATGATCATTATACTGCGATCGAGACTAGTGATATAGCATTTTTGTTTCCTGTATTTGATGAAGAAGATTTTGCAGAAGCTAAAAAACACGCTTTTGATTTTTTAATTCAAATTTGCGGTGGTCCAAGATATTTTGAACAAACTAGGGGTGAGCCTAGAATGGTTGGACGTCATGCACCGTTTCGTATAGATGAACATGGTAGAAAAACTTGGCTTGGTTTATATAAACCACTTTTAGAAGCTTTGGTTGATGAAGGCATTACAGAGGAATATATCCAGTCTTTCTGGGATTATCTAGATACATTCTCAATGTGGCTTGTAAACACAAAAAGTTAA
- a CDS encoding histidinol-phosphatase, giving the protein MIVDLHNHTSLCNHAEGTIEEYIEKAIDNKTKYFGFSDHAPMDFDPKYRMSFSQMKTYEKNVLDAKEKYKDKIEILLAYEVDYLDGYMDKRVLDVDVDYLIGSVHFIDKWGFDNPEFIGKYEEMDIDEIWEKYFNSIEDMARSKLFDVVGHIDLIKVFKFLPKKPILEIAKNALHAIKEADMVVELNAAGFRKPIAEAYPSMEILEYMYKLDIPITFASDAHSPEQVGFSSDKLIEMAKSVGYKECAVFKNRKRQLLEF; this is encoded by the coding sequence ATGATAGTAGATCTACATAACCATACAAGCCTTTGTAACCATGCTGAGGGAACTATAGAGGAATATATTGAAAAAGCTATAGATAACAAAACTAAATATTTTGGGTTTTCAGATCACGCCCCTATGGACTTCGATCCAAAGTATAGAATGAGTTTTTCACAAATGAAAACTTATGAAAAAAATGTTTTGGATGCAAAAGAAAAATATAAAGATAAAATAGAGATTCTTTTAGCTTATGAGGTAGATTATTTAGATGGTTATATGGATAAAAGAGTACTCGATGTTGATGTTGATTACTTAATAGGGAGTGTGCATTTTATTGATAAATGGGGCTTTGACAATCCTGAGTTTATAGGTAAATATGAAGAGATGGATATAGACGAGATCTGGGAAAAATATTTTAACTCCATTGAAGATATGGCTAGATCAAAACTTTTTGATGTAGTTGGACATATTGACCTTATAAAAGTATTTAAATTTTTACCGAAAAAACCCATATTAGAGATTGCAAAAAATGCGCTCCACGCAATAAAAGAAGCCGATATGGTTGTAGAGTTAAATGCTGCTGGATTTAGAAAACCTATCGCAGAAGCATATCCGTCAATGGAAATTCTAGAGTATATGTATAAGTTAGATATACCAATCACTTTTGCATCAGATGCACACTCTCCTGAACAAGTCGGATTTAGTTCTGATAAGCTTATTGAGATGGCAAAAAGTGTAGGATATAAAGAATGTGCTGTCTTTAAAAATAGAAAAAGACAGCTTTTAGAGTTTTAA
- a CDS encoding chemotaxis protein produces MTQEELDALMGGDVDLDALDESVEEESSADIAEEIIEEVESAKMEEDIPDGYSEKTSHHWPLPATDENKMVHQLDDVTKESEEKATQIFDIIENISNELMEKEENVNNTLEVINSNIELFTTLSAKFPEVEAFKTQLSKNESALEDANITLEMLQNSGDDIMNVMDIMQYQDIHRQKIERVINVMRALSKYMNTLFESKVDDDKRVSSAQHIVGDTHNDVASTDDIEALLEQFGK; encoded by the coding sequence ATGACTCAAGAAGAATTAGATGCATTGATGGGTGGAGACGTAGACCTTGATGCTTTAGATGAGAGTGTTGAAGAAGAGTCAAGTGCAGATATAGCTGAAGAGATTATTGAAGAGGTTGAGTCTGCTAAAATGGAAGAAGATATTCCTGATGGATATAGTGAAAAAACATCTCATCATTGGCCTCTTCCCGCAACAGATGAAAATAAAATGGTTCATCAACTTGATGATGTTACAAAAGAGAGTGAAGAGAAAGCGACTCAGATCTTTGATATCATTGAAAATATATCAAATGAGTTGATGGAAAAAGAGGAAAATGTTAATAATACTCTAGAAGTTATTAACTCAAATATAGAGCTTTTTACAACTTTAAGTGCAAAATTTCCTGAAGTCGAAGCTTTTAAAACGCAATTATCTAAAAATGAGTCGGCATTAGAAGACGCAAATATAACTTTAGAGATGCTTCAAAACAGTGGTGACGACATTATGAATGTTATGGATATTATGCAGTATCAAGATATCCACCGTCAAAAAATCGAGCGTGTAATAAATGTTATGCGTGCACTCTCAAAATATATGAATACTCTATTTGAGAGTAAAGTAGATGATGATAAACGTGTGTCTTCGGCTCAACATATTGTGGGTGATACGCATAACGATGTTGCGTCTACGGATGATATCGAAGCTCTACTTGAGCAGTTTGGAAAATAA
- a CDS encoding peptidase U32 family protein, whose amino-acid sequence MSKVELLSPAGTLEKLKIAFDYGADAVYGGVSHFSLRIRSGKEFTMEDFALGIKYAHERGKKVYATINGFPFNSQLNLLKKHIVAIGALNPDAIIVATPGVLKLCHELLPDMPLHLSTQANVMNVLDAKVYADMGATRIITAREISLKDLKEIKKELPELELEVFVHGSMCFAYSGRCLISTLQSGRVPNRGSCANDCRFPYEMYAANPETGTLFKLEEEEGVGTYIMNAKDLNLASHMQEILDSGVVDSLKIEGRTKTAYYAATTAKAYRMAIDDYYAGKLDNDKYQYELESLQNRGYTDAYLVSRPFEKNDTQSLDFTMQLGTHQVSGQVNEEGTHFLCKYKTYPGDELEVHMPLDSKIDYVDNDIGTTYERDGRVYLKLKQLKAQNGKIWESVHSGNVNPIELPTKMPKFTFLRIPSHPDMGTYPKN is encoded by the coding sequence ATGAGTAAAGTTGAGTTACTGTCTCCTGCGGGGACGCTAGAAAAATTAAAAATTGCATTTGATTATGGTGCAGATGCAGTATATGGGGGAGTTAGCCACTTCTCACTTCGTATCCGTAGTGGTAAAGAGTTTACTATGGAGGATTTTGCTTTAGGGATAAAGTATGCCCATGAGCGAGGCAAAAAAGTATATGCAACTATAAACGGTTTCCCTTTCAATTCACAACTAAATCTTTTGAAAAAACATATAGTTGCTATTGGCGCTTTGAATCCGGATGCTATCATAGTTGCAACTCCCGGTGTTCTAAAGCTGTGTCATGAACTATTACCTGATATGCCTTTGCATCTCTCGACTCAGGCAAACGTTATGAATGTACTTGATGCTAAAGTATATGCAGATATGGGTGCTACTCGTATAATAACAGCACGTGAGATATCTCTTAAAGATCTAAAAGAGATAAAAAAAGAGCTGCCAGAACTGGAGCTTGAAGTATTTGTTCATGGTTCTATGTGTTTTGCATACTCTGGTAGATGTCTGATATCTACACTTCAAAGCGGTCGTGTACCAAACCGTGGAAGTTGTGCTAATGATTGTCGTTTCCCATATGAAATGTACGCTGCAAACCCTGAAACAGGAACACTTTTTAAACTTGAAGAGGAAGAGGGTGTAGGGACATATATAATGAACGCGAAGGATCTAAACTTAGCTTCACATATGCAAGAGATATTAGACAGTGGTGTAGTTGACTCACTAAAGATAGAGGGTCGTACAAAAACAGCTTACTATGCAGCTACTACTGCCAAGGCTTATCGCATGGCTATTGATGACTATTATGCAGGCAAACTTGATAATGATAAGTACCAGTATGAACTAGAATCTCTGCAAAACCGTGGTTATACAGATGCTTATTTAGTATCCCGTCCTTTTGAGAAAAATGATACTCAAAGTCTTGATTTTACTATGCAGCTTGGTACTCATCAGGTAAGTGGTCAGGTAAATGAAGAGGGGACACACTTTTTATGTAAATATAAAACATACCCAGGAGATGAGCTTGAAGTTCATATGCCATTAGATTCTAAAATAGATTATGTTGATAACGATATTGGAACTACTTATGAGCGTGATGGCAGAGTTTATTTAAAGTTAAAACAACTAAAAGCTCAAAACGGAAAAATCTGGGAGTCTGTTCATAGCGGAAATGTAAACCCGATAGAGCTTCCGACTAAAATGCCAAAATTTACCTTTTTGAGAATACCGTCACATCCTGATATGGGGACATATCCTAAAAACTGA
- a CDS encoding exopolyphosphatase, with protein sequence MSKKFRLVTRSDMDGLVCAVILKQLEMIDEITFVHPKDMQDGTITITENDIITNLPYVPQAHLVFDHHESETLRNEKADNHIIIADAPSAARVVYDYYVKDNDLSIIREDMMLAVDKADAAQFSKEDILNPQGWDLLSFLMDSRTGLGRFRDFRISNYQLMMDLIDYCHDHGIDDIMKLPDVKERIDLYEMYADDFKEQLNRCSTVYGNLVVLDLRKEEIIYPGNRFMIYALFPEQNISIHVIMGFKGQNTVFATGKSILNKTSNTNVGELMLSYGGGGHSAAGTCQIDNDKAEDTLKELITKINQDG encoded by the coding sequence ATGAGTAAAAAATTTCGTTTAGTTACTAGAAGTGATATGGACGGACTTGTATGTGCCGTTATTTTAAAACAGCTTGAAATGATTGATGAGATAACGTTTGTGCATCCAAAAGACATGCAAGACGGTACAATCACAATTACTGAAAATGATATTATCACAAATCTTCCCTATGTGCCACAGGCTCACTTAGTATTTGATCATCATGAAAGTGAAACACTGCGTAATGAAAAAGCAGACAATCATATAATTATTGCTGATGCTCCATCGGCAGCACGTGTAGTATATGACTATTATGTAAAAGACAATGACCTCTCAATAATCAGAGAAGATATGATGTTAGCGGTTGATAAAGCCGATGCCGCTCAATTTTCAAAAGAAGACATTTTAAACCCTCAAGGATGGGATCTTCTTTCATTTTTAATGGATTCTCGTACAGGATTAGGCAGATTTAGAGATTTTAGAATATCAAATTATCAGTTGATGATGGACTTAATAGACTATTGTCACGATCACGGTATTGACGATATTATGAAACTTCCGGATGTCAAAGAGAGAATAGATCTTTATGAGATGTATGCAGATGATTTTAAAGAACAGTTAAATCGTTGTTCAACTGTATACGGGAATTTAGTAGTACTTGACTTAAGAAAAGAGGAAATAATTTATCCTGGTAACCGTTTCATGATCTATGCGCTTTTTCCTGAACAAAATATTTCTATACATGTAATTATGGGCTTTAAAGGGCAAAATACTGTTTTTGCTACAGGTAAATCTATACTTAATAAAACATCCAACACAAATGTAGGTGAGCTGATGCTCTCTTATGGTGGTGGCGGACATTCAGCAGCAGGGACTTGTCAGATAGATAATGATAAAGCTGAAGATACATTAAAAGAATTAATAACTAAAATAAATCAAGACGGGTAA
- the purE gene encoding 5-(carboxyamino)imidazole ribonucleotide mutase — protein MKFVSIVMGSKSDYEVMKSCSDTLEAFGVNYEMIISSAHRSPERTAEYIKTAEAKGAQVFIAAAGMAAHLAGVLSSKTVKPIIGVPMSASALSGIDALLSTVQMPAGMPVATVAIGKAGAINSAFLAMQMLALNNEELAVKLKEDRIAKAKKVETDSMEIETIIEA, from the coding sequence ATGAAATTCGTTTCAATAGTAATGGGTTCAAAAAGTGATTATGAGGTAATGAAGTCTTGTTCAGACACATTAGAGGCATTTGGAGTAAACTATGAGATGATTATCTCTTCTGCTCACCGTTCACCTGAGAGAACAGCTGAATATATTAAAACTGCTGAAGCTAAAGGTGCACAGGTATTTATTGCTGCTGCCGGTATGGCTGCACACTTAGCAGGTGTTTTATCTTCTAAAACTGTTAAACCTATTATTGGTGTACCAATGAGCGCATCTGCATTAAGCGGTATAGATGCACTACTTTCAACTGTTCAAATGCCTGCTGGAATGCCAGTTGCTACAGTAGCAATAGGAAAAGCCGGTGCAATCAATTCAGCATTTTTAGCAATGCAAATGTTAGCACTTAATAATGAAGAGTTAGCGGTAAAATTAAAAGAAGATAGAATTGCTAAAGCTAAAAAAGTTGAAACAGATTCTATGGAGATTGAAACAATCATAGAGGCGTAA
- a CDS encoding DUF3972 domain-containing protein, translating into MKWMSDKEYMELTGLEMEAIDDLCDRGKLSIKVEDGVRYIDPSKGAQEVVVPAKLQELSERNTHEMLVQPEFVEKTIGTIINLHEKVLDSKDETLQAVKAENEFLKEALASLQELYDEDRKTIHTLQEQLKLSQQEVEFMRRKYKLMWNKAIDDHTS; encoded by the coding sequence ATGAAGTGGATGAGTGACAAAGAATATATGGAGCTGACAGGCTTAGAGATGGAAGCTATAGATGATCTGTGTGATCGTGGAAAACTAAGCATAAAAGTTGAAGACGGTGTTAGATATATTGACCCCTCTAAAGGTGCACAAGAAGTAGTCGTTCCAGCAAAACTGCAAGAGCTCTCTGAGCGTAACACTCATGAGATGTTAGTACAACCAGAATTTGTTGAAAAAACAATAGGTACTATCATTAACCTTCATGAAAAAGTCCTTGATTCAAAAGATGAAACTCTACAAGCCGTAAAAGCTGAAAATGAGTTTCTAAAAGAAGCACTAGCTAGCCTGCAAGAGCTTTATGATGAAGATAGAAAAACTATCCATACTCTTCAAGAGCAGTTAAAACTTTCACAACAAGAAGTTGAATTTATGAGACGTAAATACAAATTAATGTGGAACAAAGCAATTGATGATCATACAAGTTAA
- a CDS encoding DUF89 domain-containing protein: MNIANECIGCIVNQSVKVSKAIDADETLSNKLVSTVEDMSKSFSYSDTPPKIAADVYEKMAEIANKEDLYDEVKEHSTKKALSFVPIVKEKLQNSSEKLLTATKIAVAGNVIDLAAEVEFDLEEELEKIFHTEFAYNDFDRFKDQLSVAKKVVVLGDNVGEHIFDYMFVETLKELYPNIKLTYMVRGNPIINDVTIKEAKEAGFDQICNLVNSGVNTPGFTYARATDEAKELFDSADLIISKGMGNYECMSPSHRKNICFLLKVKCSVVASSLSKEIGDIVCKLT; this comes from the coding sequence ATGAATATAGCAAATGAATGCATAGGATGCATTGTCAACCAAAGTGTAAAAGTCTCAAAAGCGATAGATGCAGATGAGACACTCTCAAACAAACTAGTATCTACAGTAGAAGATATGAGCAAAAGTTTTTCATATTCAGATACTCCTCCAAAAATTGCGGCTGATGTTTATGAAAAGATGGCTGAGATAGCGAATAAAGAAGACCTTTACGATGAGGTTAAGGAACATTCGACTAAAAAAGCACTCTCTTTTGTACCGATAGTTAAAGAAAAACTCCAAAATTCAAGTGAAAAACTTTTAACTGCTACAAAAATTGCAGTAGCTGGAAATGTAATAGACTTAGCTGCTGAAGTAGAGTTTGACTTGGAAGAAGAACTTGAAAAGATTTTTCATACTGAGTTTGCTTATAATGATTTTGATAGATTCAAAGATCAACTATCTGTTGCGAAAAAAGTAGTTGTTTTAGGTGATAATGTAGGCGAGCATATCTTTGATTATATGTTTGTAGAGACTTTAAAAGAGTTGTATCCAAATATTAAGCTTACATATATGGTTCGTGGAAATCCAATAATCAATGATGTAACAATAAAAGAGGCTAAAGAGGCCGGATTTGATCAAATATGTAATTTAGTAAATTCTGGGGTAAATACTCCAGGTTTTACATATGCAAGAGCTACAGATGAAGCCAAAGAGTTATTTGACAGTGCTGATCTAATTATCAGTAAGGGTATGGGAAATTACGAGTGTATGAGCCCGTCACATCGTAAAAATATTTGTTTTTTATTAAAAGTAAAATGTAGTGTTGTTGCATCTTCACTTTCTAAAGAGATAGGAGATATCGTCTGTAAACTTACTTAA